One Triplophysa dalaica isolate WHDGS20190420 chromosome 1, ASM1584641v1, whole genome shotgun sequence DNA segment encodes these proteins:
- the kdm6ba gene encoding LOW QUALITY PROTEIN: lysine-specific demethylase 6B (The sequence of the model RefSeq protein was modified relative to this genomic sequence to represent the inferred CDS: inserted 1 base in 1 codon) yields the protein MHHTAEQFGGCSTRDPFPLDGLNRGPWAPVGSRAWPPPSRCLPGVTQHQFLPHLPPSHMTGLNHQSKFSNSGLLHRGDKQDLSQPLLPGLQRVPPAPPRPWEQPRTGQGYEPLPSDDYSRLHNGYNAGPPAHLTARANELLKYGAPQHGSRPMPPLPDLWTQPQTPQQPXGPHSHAGHLKRPGPPLGEHSVIQHAPTPLHRPVEDSPSPNKRKKSSGSEQMSHPAIQRLPGPPVHLNQQPSPHYPPHKPDFWNPLHKVEATCNQSERKSGPMDFQAKPGLESFSYKPPPSTMSPPTIPPTRGYGQNRGPPPQSHKTQPSPQHVGSASHNPPTHHPTYSYSNNRPSGQGEPKSTDPQRGHSGVSYFKSQVPPPTSSSLQADREHPAPSPANHTTVPYSHHQFQPHPGLVHSTSPPASSQAQATVPQHNLHKPWRNQVKHGQHAAQNRIGKDYKGPVTPQRVSLPQASARAPVISTNLETPYPSRSLEMYRNGESIASMSSAPSTTCSNPNALSCWRATDSSVLMSNPNHLSMINPSVPCPKYQDVLSGIGTQPQPHRVAQSQIQQSTFSHPQQNRPNYTPVSSASSTLNSGHQRSGESVITSNTSNTHPKAVSLPLQHLQPQTHVTVNSALQPVSNCSYTTVPIQKPVSVSQASSVPASVHQRPCLQPSAPSPQSIADALSKLDAELQSHMQAEKKRKQEELRKLNAERQEVETKPHNESAIKSLERFLSGSVPEPPLPRLSPANAPSSISPPSQNSLPYPWLSRGGMPPRPTGTATTLLERSQPPPLTPQTEYAREKQRQREKRKTGASFTAPSQNSNDIPIFPSKPDVILPSDNQSHTNQSKSDPSKDTTILKASHNVGSMDHLPNPPPLREPPKIYQAFLKHAQSSCILVSTTTKGLQRHMPSTGLGSLCSSSNSCSGDSDGAQFEEEPSELLPDGLANIMKMLDESIKKEEELYSGQSGEQAVPEHPFSINVAPLKSYLCAPDLMPAIKQSPTGDYQQDSQSSPPVLSRQGSLASPCSRTSSLEEDDDVPKVIPKPAAASMQSQENRLATSGTNYRHSDLAKLYGLSEAEKSECEDDEDADQDDETPSCSPPQRPHLHQTGVNSMFKNLASVLESQKYTHRGGPFGRPPPSAFVGVKYSSSLSLGPDICRQQQSTSPTSGSVSHPLFSSPNQTSASSYSDQPRPFSPTEWAPERKPSRSVNLVNDDETTGKNDTGTCKELVKLLEERPKLTTISEASFAELGHSYEVNEHVLPSKDHLKADLQEVCKINKEKDRHRDRERERKHKHSSMKHEDRKERRKKHREKQDEASLSSSSSSSSSRRHKDGKAHKEKKSRQVLGNLDLQSKEFREKEHESDRDKKRWKEECSHPQNEVEEWVRSEYSNSGFSTDVPSASSALCSEDLQKLKALTDGPPKELKIRLIKVESGDRETFIASEVEEKRIPLEEITIKNTASEIIRACKGARTKGKFRESYLLPAFSVKPVLTTEHPIPREKLNPPTPSIYLESKRDAFSPVLLQFCTDSKNPITVIRGLAGSLRLNLGLFSTKSLVEANSEHAVEVRTQVQQPADENWDPSGTGQIWPCESSRSHTTIAKYAQYQASSFQESLQEEKGSDEEDDEDEKPATNSESTTSVSAPSSSNTDQKAVGKIIKFGTNIDLSDPKRWKPQLQELQKLPAFMRVSSSGNMLSHVGHTILGMNTVQLYMKVPGCRTPGHQENNNFCSVNINIGPGDCEWFAVHNNYWTAISDFCEKHGVDYLTGSWWPVLDDLYRSNIPVYRFIQRPGDLVWINAGTVHWVQAVGWCNNIAWNVGPLNAYQYQLALERFEWNNVKNVKSIVPMIHVSWNVARTVKISDSDTYKMIKHCLLQSIKHIQILRDQLVVAGKKISYQSRVKDEPAYYCNECDVEVFNLLFVTSENGSRKTYVVHCEDCARKCTTNLSNIVVLEQYRIEELMTVYDSFILAATSPSSR from the exons ATGCATCACACAGCAGAACAGTTTGGTGGGTGCAGCACACGGGACCCCTTTCCTCTGGACGGACTCAACCGGGGACCATGGGCTCCCGTGGGCAGCCGCGCCTGGCCACCTCCGTCCAG GTGCTTACCTGGTGTCACTCAACACCAGTTTCTCCCTCATCTCCCTCCCAGTCACATGACTGGACTTAACCATCAAAGTAAATTCTCAAACAGTGG TCTCTTACATCGAGGCGATAAACAAGACCTGTCTCAGCCTTTGTTGCCAGGATTACAAAGGGTACCCCCTGCACCTCCTAGGCCTTGGGAACAACCCAGAACTGGCCAGGGATATGAGCCTTTGCCTAGTGATGACTACAGCCGGCTGCACAATGGCTATAATGCAGGACCACCTGCACACCTGACAGCTCGAGCCAATGAACTACTAAAG TATGGTGCTCCTCAGCATGGTTCTAGGCCCATGCCTCCATTACCTGATCTATGGACTCAACCTCAGACTCCGCAGCAAC AGGGACCTCACTCTCATGCTGGGCATTTAAAACGACCAGGGCCTCCTCTGGGAGAGCACTCTGTTATTCAGCATGCCCCTACTCCTTTGCACCGACCCGTGGAGGATTCCCCCAGCcccaacaaaagaaaaaagagctCTGGGTCTGAGCAG ATGTCTCATCCAGCCATTCAGCGATTACCTGGGCCACCTGTACATTTGAATCAGCAGCCATCCCCTCACTACCCTCCTCACAAACCTGACTTTTGGAACCCATTGCACAAAGTAGAAGCAACCTGTAACCAGTCTGAACGCAAAAGTGGACCCATGGATTTCCAG GCCAAGCCAGGACTTGAAAGTTTTTCCTATAAACCACCTCCATCTACTATGTCTCCACCTACTATTCCTCCCACAAGAGGCTATGGACAGAACAGAGGTCCTCCTCCACAATCCCACAAGACTCAACCGTCACCACAACATGTGGGATCAGCTTCACACAACCCACCCACCCACCATCCTACCTACTCCTACTCCAACAACAGACCTTCAGGCCAAGGGGAGCCAAAGAGTACTGATCCACAAAGAGGACATTCTGGAgtaagttattttaaaagtcaGGTTCCACCAccaacatcatcatcactgcAGGCAGATAGGGAGCACCCGGCACCCTCACCAGCAAACCACACCACTGTGCCTTACAGTCACCACCAGTTCCAGCCTCACCCCGGGCTGGTTCATTCCACCAGCCCACCGGCCAGCAGCCAAGCCCAGGCCACAGTACCTCAGCACAACCTCCACAAACCCTGGAGGAACCAGGTCAAACATGGACAGCATGCA GCACAGAACAGGATTGGTAAGGACTACAAGGGTCCAGTAACCCCCCAACGTGTGAGCCTCCCTCAGGCCTCTGCTCGAGCACCTGTAATTTCCACGAACCTGGAGACTCCCTATCCATCTCGCTCCCTTGAAATGTACAGAAATGGTGAAAGCATTGCTTCAATGAGTTCAGCACCATCTACCACCTGCTCCAACCCTAACGCTTTGAGTTGCTGGAGAGCCACAGATTCTTCAGTGCTAATGtcaaacccaaaccatttatcCATGATTAATCCAAGCGTACCATGTCCAAAGTATCAGGATGTCCTCTCTGGTATCGGAACCCAACCACAGCCACACAGAGTGGCACAATCTCAGATTCAGCAATCCACTTTTTCCCACCCACAACAGAATAGACCTAATTACACCCCAGTGTCCTCAGCTTCATCCACCCTAAACTCAGGGCATCAAAGATCAGGAGAGAGCGTCATCACCAGCAATACCTCGAACACTCACCCAAAGGCAGTCAGTTTACCCCTACAACACCTTCAACCTCAAACACATGTAACAGTCAATTCAGCTCTTCAGCCAGTATCGAACTGTTCATACACCACAGTGCCCATCCAAAAGCCTGTCTCGGTTTCTCAGGCATCTTCTGTTCCAGCCTCGGTCCACCAAAGGCCCTGTCTGCAACCTTCTGCCCCAAGCCCTCAGTCCATTGCTGATGCTTTAAGCAAACTTGATGCAGAACTGCAGAGTCACATGCAAGCAGAGAAGAAAAGGAAACAGGAGGAGTTGCGGAAACTGAATGCAGAAAGACAGGAAGTGGAGACAAAGCCACACAATGAATCGGCCATCAAGAGTCTGGAGCGTTTTCTGTCAGGTAGTGTACCTGAGCCTCCACTTCCACGTCTGTCTCCTGCCAATGCACCCTCCTCCATTTCGCCTCCTAGCCAGAATTCCCTTCCCTATCCCTGGTTGAGTCGAGGTGGAATGCCACCACGTCCTACTGGAACTGCAACAACTCTTCTGGAAAGATCCCAACCACCACCTCTCACACCCCAGACTGAATATGCTAGAGAGAagcaaagacagagagagaagcgGAAAACTGGTGCATCATTCACTGCCCCATCACAGAATTCCAATGACATTCCCATATTCCCCTCTAAACCTGATGTCATCCTCCCCTCTGACAACCAGAGCCACACAAATCAATCCAAATCGGATCCATCCAAAGACACTACCATTTTAAAAGCCTCTCATAATGTTGGAAGTATGGATCATTTGCCCAACCCCCCACCACTGCGAGAGCCACCTAAAATTTATCAGGCTTTCCTCAAGCATGCTCAGTCTTCATGCATATTGGTCAGCACAACTACAAAGGGCCTTCAAAGACATATGCCTAGTACAGGGCTTGGAAGTCTTTGTAGCAGTTCAAACAGCTGCAGCGGTGACTCTGATGGTGCACAATTTGAGGAGGAACCTTCTGAGCTCTTGCCTGATGGATTAGCTAACATTATGAAGATGTTGGATGAGTCCATTAAGAAAGAAGAGGAGTTGTATTCTGGTCAGAGTGGAGAACAAGCTGTACCAGAACATCCGTTTTCTATCAATGTAGCTCCATTAAAGAGTTACTTATGTGCTCCAGACCTCATGCCTGCCATAAAGCAATCTCCGACTGGGGATTATCAGCAGGACAGCCAATCAAGTCCTCCTGTATTGAGCCGGCAAGGTTCACTGGCATCTCCTTGCAGCCGTACTTCCTCACTTGAGGAAGATGATGACGTTCCAAAGGTGATTCCCAAGCCTGCCGCTGCTAGTATGCAGTCCCAAGAAAACAGACTGGCCACATCAGGTACAAACTATCGCCACAGTGACTTGGCTAAGCTGTATGGACTTTCAGAGGCAGAAAAAAGTGAGTGTGAGGATGATGAAGATGCAGACCAAGATGATGAAACTCCATCTTGTTCACCACCTCAGCGGCCACACCTTCATCAAACGGGTGTGAACAGCATGTTTAAAAACCTTGCTTCTGTTCTGGAGAGCCAGAAATACACCCACCGTGGTGGGCCCTTTGGTCGCCCTCCTCCCTCAGCTTTTGTGGGAGTGAAGTActcctcctctctttctctgggACCTGACATTTGTCGTCAACAACAAAGCACTTCCCCGACATCAGGTTCAGTCAGTCATCCACTCTTTAGCAGTCCAAACCAAACATCTGCCAGTAGTTACTCTGATCAACCTCGCCCATTCTCACCCACAGAATGGGCACCAGAGAGGAAGCCAAGTCGGTCAGTCAATTTGGTCAACGATGATGAAACCACAGGAAAGAACGACACTGGAACCTGCAAGGAGTTGGTCAAGTTACTGGAAGAACGACCAAAGCTGACCACCATCTCAGAGGCTTCATTTGCTGAACTTGGTCATAGCTACGAGGTGAACGAACACGTGCTTCCTTCTAAGGACCACTTAAAGGCAGACTTGCAGGAGGTGTGCAAAATCAATAAGGAaaaagacagacacagagaccGAGAACGAGaaaggaaacacaaacacagtagTATGAAACATGAGGACAGGAAAGAGAGGAGAAAAAAGCACAGGGAAAAGCAAGATGAAGCATCCCTTTCCTCTTCATCATCTTCCAGCTCAAGTCGACGGCACAAGGATGGCAAGGCACACAAGGAAAAGAAGAGTAGGCAGGTGTTAGGTAACCTGGACCTTCAGAGTAAGGAGTTTAGGGAGAAGGAACATGAGAGTGACCGAGACAAGAAGAGATGGAAAGAGGAATGTAGTCACCCCCAGAATGAAGTGGAAGAGTGGGTGCGGAGTGAATACAGTAACAGTGGCTTTTCCACCGATGTCCCATCTGCTTCATCAGCATTATGTTCTGAAGACTTGCAGAAACTTAAGGCACTGACAGATGGACCACCCAAAGAACTGAAAATCCGCCTCATAAAGGTGGAAAGCGGAGACAGGGAGACGTTCATTGCATCAGAGGTGGAGGAGAAGAGGATTCCTCTGGAGGAGATCACCATAAAGAACACAGCTAGTGAAATCATCAGAGCATGCAA GGGAGCTCGGACCAAGGGGAAGTTTAGGGAATCTTACCTACTACCTGCCTTTTCGGTCAAACCAGTTTTGACCACAGAGCATCCCATCCCTCGAGAGAAACTGAACCCTCCCACTCCGAGTATCTAT TTGGAGAGTAAGAGAGATGCATTTTCTCCAGTGCTTCTGCAGTTCTGCACTGATTCTAAGAACCCCATCACTGTCATCAGGGGACTAGCAGGTTCCCTTAGACTGA ATCTGGGCCTGTTTTCCACTAAGTCTTTGGTGGAGGCAAACTCGGAGCATGCGGTGGAAGTGCGGACTCAGGTCCAGCAGCCAGCAGATGAGAACTGGGATCCCAGCGGCACTGGGCAGATCTGGCCCTGTGAGAGCAGCAGGTCACATACAACGATAGCAAAGTACGCTCAATACCAGGCCTCCAGCTTCCAAGAGAGCTTACAG GAAGAGAAGGGCAGtgatgaggaggatgatgaagatgagaaaCCAGCCACTAACTCTGAGAGCACAACCAGTGTCTCTGCTCCCAGCTCCAG taatacaGACCAGAAAGCTGttggaaaaataattaaatttggCACCAACATCGACCTGTCTGATCCTAAAAG ATGGAAGCCACAGCTTCAGGAACTGCAAAAGCTACCAGCGTTTATGCGTGTGTCCTCCAGTGGGAATATGCTGAGTCATGTTGGCCACACTATTCTTGGAATGAACACAGTACAGCTCTACATGAAGGTTCCTGGATGCCGCACACCAG GACATCAGGAAAACAACAACTTCTGTTCTGTGAACATCAATATCGGGCCTGGTGACTGTGAGTGGTTTGCTGTACACAATAACTACTGGACGGCCATCAGTGATTTTTGTGAAAA GCATGGAGTGGACTACCTAACAGGATCATGGTGGCCGGTTTTGGATGACCTGTACCGCTCAAATATACCTGTGTACCGGTTCATCCAGAGGCCGGGAGACCTGGTATGGATTAATGCAGGCACTGTACACTGGGTTCAGGCTGTAGGCTGGTGCAACAACATTGCTTGGAACGTGGGACCCCTTAATG CATATCAGTACCAGTTGGCTTTGGAGAGATTTGAGTGGAATAATGTAAAGAATGTGAAGTCCATCGTTCCTATGATTCATGTGTCCTGGAACGTTGCTCGCACTGTCAAAATCAGTGACTCAGACACTTACAAGATGATCAA ACACTGTCTCCTCCAGTCTATTAAGCACATTCAGATACTGAGAGACCAGCTGGTGGTAGCAGGGAAGAAGATCTCCTACCAGAGTAGAGTGAAGGATGAGCCGGCCTACTACTGTAATGAGTGTGAT GTGGAGGTGTTTAACCTGCTGTTCGTGACCAGTGAGAATGGCAGTCGAAAGACGTACGTAGTGCACTGTGAGGACTGTGCACGAAAATGCACCACTAACCTCTCTAACATCGTAGTGCTGGAGCAGTACCGCATTGAAGAGCTGATGACCgtgtatgactctttcatcCTG gCCGCCACCTCTCCCAGCTCACGATGA